CATTTTGATTTTTTCTAAAACATCATGAATTGAGTACCAAAAAACAGAGATGTTTTCTGCATCATCTTTATTTTGTGAAATGGTAGCCTTATAGTCTGAAACGTAATATAAATGGATTAATTCTGTAGAGAACCCAGGTGACGTATAAAAAGATAAAACCTTTTCAATATTAATTGCTTTTATACCAGTTTCTTCAAAAAGCTCTCTCTTCGCAGCTTCTAAAGGAGACTCCCCTTCATCTACTAATCCGGCTGGAATTTCTAGTGTTTTTGCATTTATTGCATGTCTATATTGGGAGACGAGACAGATTTGATTTTTTGGGTTCAAAACAACAACTGCCACAGCAGGAGAATGTTCTGCAATTTCTCTTACAATATTTTTTTTAAGTGTTGTTCGGATTTTATCGATACGTAAATTTAGTACTTTACCTTTATAAAGATAGTCTGAAGAAATTAAGTCTATATTTTTATTATCATACTGCATTTTCTTCGCTCCTAATAATGCTAATTAAATTTATCTCCTATTTGCATTCTACTGCCTCTAACCCATTCACTTGCTTTTTGCTCTCTTTTACCTTCCTGTTGCACCGTAATTAATTTTAATGCATCTTCTAAACACGCCACTATAGGCATACCACTTTCAAAACCAATTATTGAAGAAGAAGGACCACTTTTTTTTACAATTTCTGCTTCTTTAATAGCCAGTCTTTTACCATCTATAAAACAAAATGTTCCTGGAAAATGCTTAAATGCTCTAATTTTATTGTATAAAAAAGATGCTTTTTCATCCCAAGATAGTATTCCTTCACTTTTTTTAATTTTTGGTGCAAAAGATATATCATTTTCAGATTGCTCTGTAAAAATCCAGTGCTCAGGTGTTATTTTTATTATATGTTCAATTAATGCATGAGAACCTAATAATGAACTCTTTTTTAATAATGAGTAATAATCATCTTTTATGGATATTTCCATTTCTTTTTGTACTAGAATTGGCCCAGTATCCATACCTTCATCAAGTTTAAATACTGTAACAGCTGTGGTTTTTAGGCCATCTACAATTGCACGCTGAAGCGGAGAGGATCCTCTATAAGAGGGCAATTTTGATGGGTGTATATTTAAACAACCAAATTTTGGTAATGATAGCAAGGGTTCTTTTATCATTTGCCCAAAATCAATAACTAAAATAACATCAGGACTATTCTCATCTATCCAGTTAATGAGTTTATTATCTTCTGATATTACGTTGGTTGTTTTAAATGGTATATCAAGTTTTTCTGCCGTTTTTTGTACAGGAGTAACACAAAGTTTTAGACTTCTCCCAGCTTTCTGTGGTGTGTTGGTTATCACCCACTGCGGTTTAATGTATTGTGTTATGTGTTTTAGACATTCAGCAGCGAAAAAACCTGACCCACAAAATCCCAATTTCATTGCTACAATTCTTTCTGTATGTTTTTTGCTATTCTTTTTTTTATAAACTGTCGTTTAAGAGGAGAAACTCTGTCAATCAGTAACCTTCCAGAAAGGTGGTCAAGTTCATGAGAGAAAACACAGGCTAAAAAACCTTCAATCTCTTGTGTATGGACAAAAGCATTTTCATCTTGATAGCGTATTTTTATTTTTTCAGGAGAATTTACCTCTGTGTATATACCTGGGAAACTAAGGCATCCCTCTTCGTAAGTACACATACCTTTTTTCTCAAGTATTATTGGATTTATAAGCGTATATTTTTGTCCTTCATAATCAATAACAGCTATCATTTTAGTAATACCTATCTGTGGTCCTGCTAATCCTATACCTTCATTAGCATACATCGTATCCCACATATCAGCTAAATCTGACTTTAATTCTTCATCAAACTTCTCAACAATTTCGTTCTTTTCCCTTAATATCTTATTTGGATATGTCAGTATTTTTTTTATAGACATTTTTTCACCTCACATAATATTTTACGTTAAAATAAATATTATCTATATACATAATTGTAACAGAAAACCCCCATCTCCATACTGGATGTGGGGGTAAAGTTTATTACATATTTTTGGTATTCTTATTCTGGTTGTTTTAATAACTCACCAATAGTAACATTGACTTCTTCTTGTGGGAGATTATTATTGGTAAGTTTATTTTTGTTTGTTACAGAACGTCGTCCTCTTGTAGTATTAACCTGAGTTTTTTTAGCAGCTACCTCCTGAGAACTTTTCTTGGTTTCATTTAAAGAAACAGGAAGTAAAGTAAGACGAATACGACGTTCCGAAGGATTAATATCTATTATTCTAGCAGAGATTTCTTGTCCTTCGGTGAGAACATCTTGAGGATGCTTAATTTTTTCTTGGGAAATTTGAGAGATATGTATTAAACCTTCTAATCCCTCTTCTAATTCCACAAAGGCAGCAAAATCGGCGAGTCTAGCTACTTTTACTAAAACATCTTTGCCTTTTTGATATTTAGTTTCGATATTTTTCCATGGATCATTAAGCTGTTTATATCCA
This is a stretch of genomic DNA from Synergistaceae bacterium. It encodes these proteins:
- a CDS encoding NUDIX hydrolase — translated: MQYDNKNIDLISSDYLYKGKVLNLRIDKIRTTLKKNIVREIAEHSPAVAVVVLNPKNQICLVSQYRHAINAKTLEIPAGLVDEGESPLEAAKRELFEETGIKAINIEKVLSFYTSPGFSTELIHLYYVSDYKATISQNKDDAENISVFWYSIHDVLEKIKMGSIKDAKTILACYWYVQKRR
- the fmt gene encoding methionyl-tRNA formyltransferase, whose amino-acid sequence is MKLGFCGSGFFAAECLKHITQYIKPQWVITNTPQKAGRSLKLCVTPVQKTAEKLDIPFKTTNVISEDNKLINWIDENSPDVILVIDFGQMIKEPLLSLPKFGCLNIHPSKLPSYRGSSPLQRAIVDGLKTTAVTVFKLDEGMDTGPILVQKEMEISIKDDYYSLLKKSSLLGSHALIEHIIKITPEHWIFTEQSENDISFAPKIKKSEGILSWDEKASFLYNKIRAFKHFPGTFCFIDGKRLAIKEAEIVKKSGPSSSIIGFESGMPIVACLEDALKLITVQQEGKREQKASEWVRGSRMQIGDKFN
- the def gene encoding peptide deformylase → MSIKKILTYPNKILREKNEIVEKFDEELKSDLADMWDTMYANEGIGLAGPQIGITKMIAVIDYEGQKYTLINPIILEKKGMCTYEEGCLSFPGIYTEVNSPEKIKIRYQDENAFVHTQEIEGFLACVFSHELDHLSGRLLIDRVSPLKRQFIKKRIAKNIQKEL